Proteins co-encoded in one Halorussus salinus genomic window:
- a CDS encoding response regulator codes for MAPTLLIVDDSDFQRTMVRQAVEDDFEVVAEAANGVEAVEEYETHRPEAVTMDIMMPEMDGVEATSQIKDSDDPPVVVMVTSVDQQSKMKQAVKAGADGYVTKPFEPEDVKAELGSVL; via the coding sequence ATGGCACCCACCTTGCTAATCGTAGACGACAGCGACTTCCAGCGCACGATGGTCCGCCAAGCGGTCGAGGACGACTTCGAGGTCGTCGCGGAGGCCGCCAACGGCGTCGAGGCCGTCGAAGAGTACGAGACCCACCGCCCCGAGGCGGTCACGATGGACATCATGATGCCCGAGATGGACGGCGTTGAAGCGACCTCTCAAATAAAGGACAGCGACGACCCGCCGGTCGTCGTGATGGTGACGAGCGTGGACCAGCAGAGCAAGATGAAACAGGCGGTGAAGGCCGGAGCGGACGGCTACGTCACCAAGCCTTTCGAACCCGAAGACGTGAAAGCCGAACTCGGGTCGGTCCTCTGA
- the gcvPB gene encoding aminomethyl-transferring glycine dehydrogenase subunit GcvPB, which translates to MSYDQARWTDGKTKEGEDAEGQYEPLLAEKNSEEVEVESPLPDELTRDSVELPDLEEPQLARHYTRLSQMNYGVESGPYPLGSCTMKYNPKFTEDVAALPSAGVHHDRSDRSLQGTLGLMDGLQDYLADIGGMDAVSLQPPAGAAGEFTGILVAKAFHEHNGEGDQRDEIIVPDSAHGTNFASAALAGYEVVELPSGEDGRVDLEALEAAASERTALFMLTNPNTLGLFERDIEEIAETIHDAGGLLYYDGANLNALLGQARPGDMGFDIMHYNVHKTFATPHGGGGPGAGPVGVVSDLAEFLPAPRVRETESGEAKFERFDPENTVGKVHGFEGNWLVLVKAYAYIARLGDAGLSDAAEKAVLNANYLASQVDYEVPFEPFHHEFVASAGDQDAADVAKRMLDYGVHPPTTKWPEIVSEALMTEPTEIEGRDTLDQLADAFNRVAAEDDETLADAPNRTTARRIDQTSAARNLRLSWQSLDGDGE; encoded by the coding sequence ATGAGCTACGACCAAGCGCGCTGGACCGACGGGAAGACCAAAGAGGGCGAGGACGCCGAGGGACAGTACGAACCGCTCCTCGCCGAGAAGAACAGCGAGGAGGTCGAGGTCGAGTCCCCGCTCCCCGACGAGTTGACCCGCGACAGCGTGGAACTCCCCGACCTCGAAGAGCCACAACTCGCGCGCCACTACACGCGACTCTCCCAGATGAACTACGGCGTCGAGTCCGGGCCGTACCCCCTCGGAAGCTGTACGATGAAGTACAACCCGAAGTTCACCGAGGACGTGGCCGCGCTCCCGAGCGCCGGAGTCCACCACGACCGCTCGGACCGGAGTTTGCAGGGGACGCTCGGCCTGATGGACGGACTACAGGACTACCTCGCGGACATCGGCGGGATGGACGCCGTGAGCCTCCAGCCCCCCGCTGGCGCGGCGGGCGAGTTCACCGGCATTCTGGTCGCCAAGGCGTTCCACGAACACAACGGCGAGGGCGACCAGCGCGACGAGATTATCGTCCCCGACAGCGCCCACGGCACCAACTTCGCCAGCGCCGCGCTCGCGGGCTACGAAGTCGTGGAACTGCCCTCCGGCGAGGACGGCCGCGTGGACTTGGAGGCGCTGGAAGCCGCCGCGAGCGAGCGAACCGCGCTGTTCATGCTCACGAACCCCAACACGCTGGGCCTGTTCGAGCGCGACATCGAGGAGATAGCCGAGACCATCCACGACGCGGGCGGTCTGCTCTACTACGACGGCGCGAACCTCAACGCCCTGCTGGGGCAGGCCCGGCCGGGAGACATGGGCTTCGACATCATGCACTACAACGTCCACAAGACGTTCGCCACGCCCCACGGCGGCGGCGGACCCGGCGCTGGCCCGGTCGGCGTCGTCTCGGACCTCGCGGAGTTCCTGCCTGCGCCCCGCGTGCGGGAGACCGAGTCAGGAGAAGCTAAATTCGAACGCTTCGACCCCGAGAACACGGTCGGCAAGGTCCACGGCTTCGAGGGCAACTGGCTGGTGCTGGTGAAAGCCTACGCCTACATCGCGCGCCTCGGCGACGCCGGTCTCTCGGACGCCGCCGAGAAGGCGGTGCTGAACGCCAACTACCTCGCCAGTCAGGTGGACTACGAGGTCCCCTTCGAGCCGTTCCACCACGAGTTCGTCGCGTCGGCGGGCGACCAAGACGCCGCGGACGTGGCAAAGCGCATGCTCGACTACGGCGTCCACCCGCCGACGACCAAGTGGCCCGAAATCGTCTCGGAGGCGCTGATGACCGAGCCGACCGAAATCGAGGGCAGGGACACCTTGGACCAACTCGCCGACGCGTTCAACCGAGTCGCCGCGGAGGACGACGAGACGCTGGCGGACGCGCCCAACCGGACCACCGCCCGGCGCATCGACCAGACCAGCGCCGCGCGGAACCTCCGGCTCTCGTGGCAGTCGCTCGACGGCGACGGAGAGTAG
- a CDS encoding cob(I)yrinic acid a,c-diamide adenosyltransferase — translation MKIYTGRGDEGQTDLRDMSRVSKASPRIEAYGTVDEVNALVGRVRPTGHDDVDGHLREIQNHLHVVQADFANPDPDDEDPAVREEHVEKLEEWMDDYDEELEPLQSFILPGGGDSGARLHHARTVCRRAERRAVALEADEDINDTAVTYLNRLSDALFVFGRVVNQREDEPEESPTY, via the coding sequence ATGAAAATCTACACCGGTCGCGGTGACGAGGGCCAGACCGACCTCCGGGACATGTCGCGGGTCTCGAAGGCCAGTCCCCGCATCGAAGCCTACGGCACGGTAGACGAGGTCAACGCGCTCGTCGGGCGTGTCCGACCGACCGGCCACGACGACGTGGACGGCCACCTCCGCGAGATTCAAAACCACCTCCACGTCGTGCAGGCCGACTTCGCCAACCCGGACCCCGACGACGAGGACCCGGCCGTCCGGGAAGAACACGTCGAAAAATTAGAGGAGTGGATGGACGACTACGACGAGGAACTCGAACCCCTCCAGTCGTTTATTTTGCCGGGCGGCGGCGACTCGGGTGCGCGACTCCACCACGCCCGGACGGTCTGTCGGCGCGCCGAGCGCCGCGCGGTCGCGCTTGAAGCCGACGAAGACATCAACGACACTGCGGTCACGTATCTCAATCGGCTCTCGGACGCGCTGTTCGTGTTCGGCCGCGTGGTCAACCAGCGCGAGGACGAACCCGAGGAGTCCCCGACGTACTGA
- a CDS encoding nuclear transport factor 2 family protein, whose translation MNATETVEAYYEALRRGDPLSPYFAEREEVVKFGVGERLAGYEAVADGLREQTRTTDDWRVESRALRVTARETVAWFTDDVAMSWTATGSERAEETDASGSETRHSFETRWSGVLERDAGEGNAGDDGESGSDDGESETGDDSERDEPGWRFVQMHVSAPHEL comes from the coding sequence ATGAACGCGACCGAGACCGTCGAAGCGTACTACGAGGCGCTCCGGCGCGGCGACCCCCTCTCGCCGTACTTCGCCGAGCGCGAGGAGGTAGTGAAGTTCGGCGTCGGCGAGCGTCTCGCTGGCTACGAGGCAGTCGCCGACGGACTGCGCGAACAGACCCGCACCACCGACGACTGGCGAGTCGAGAGTCGCGCCCTCCGGGTGACTGCTCGGGAAACCGTCGCGTGGTTCACCGACGACGTGGCGATGTCGTGGACCGCAACCGGGAGCGAGCGCGCCGAGGAGACCGACGCTTCCGGAAGCGAGACACGACACTCCTTCGAGACGCGATGGAGCGGTGTCCTCGAACGTGATGCTGGCGAAGGGAACGCTGGCGACGACGGTGAGAGTGGAAGCGACGACGGTGAGAGTGAAACCGGCGACGACAGCGAGCGAGACGAACCGGGCTGGCGATTCGTCCAGATGCACGTCAGCGCACCGCACGAACTCTAA
- the thrS gene encoding threonine--tRNA ligase, which yields MSQITVVLPDGSELELEEGATVEDAAFEIGPGLGRDTVAGVVNGDLVDKASELPDGAKLEIVTPSSDEYLDVLRHSAAHVFAQALQRLYPEARLTIGPWTDDGFYYDIYGVELEEEDLEEIEAEAYDIIEEDLEIERFERSRDEAFEVYEDNRFKREILDDEAADEESISFYEQGEFEDLCKGPHVESTGEIGGFALLSISGAYWRGDEDNEMLTRVYGTAFESEAELEEFIERREEAEERDHRKIGREMDLFNIPDHSPGCAHYHPNGMTIRRELEDYIRSKNDELGYDEVWTPELNKAELWKPTGHYDTFKEAGEMFAWEQDDTEYGLKPMNCANHASIFDDHQYSYRDLPVRFSEFGTCYRNEQSGELSGLLRVRGFTQDDGHAFIRKDQIRGEILSVLDVIDEIYGHFDLDVQYKLETKGDDAVGSDEIWNEATDALKDALSSEGLDYDVEEGEAAFYGPKIGINAVDAIGREWTIGTVQLDFNIPERLDLSYTGEDNDEHRPVMVHRALLGTFERFMGIIIEHFKGNFPTWLAPEQVRILPVSDDNIGYAKQLQNRYLGDFRVEIEDRSWTVGKKIQQAHDDNVPYMLVVGDNEEDAGTISVRDREERERDDVEVEAFRDHLREEVESKAIEPNFLE from the coding sequence ATGAGCCAGATTACGGTCGTCCTTCCGGACGGTTCGGAACTCGAACTGGAGGAGGGAGCCACGGTCGAAGACGCCGCGTTCGAAATCGGCCCCGGTCTCGGCCGCGACACCGTCGCGGGGGTCGTGAACGGCGACCTCGTGGACAAGGCGAGCGAGTTGCCCGACGGTGCGAAGTTGGAAATCGTCACGCCCTCTAGCGATGAGTACCTCGACGTGCTTCGCCACTCGGCCGCCCACGTCTTCGCGCAAGCCCTCCAGCGTCTCTACCCCGAGGCCCGCCTGACCATCGGGCCGTGGACCGACGACGGTTTCTACTACGACATCTACGGCGTCGAACTCGAAGAGGAGGACCTCGAAGAGATAGAGGCGGAAGCGTACGACATCATCGAGGAGGACCTCGAAATCGAGCGCTTCGAGCGGTCGCGCGACGAGGCCTTCGAGGTCTACGAGGACAACCGGTTCAAGCGCGAGATTCTGGACGACGAGGCCGCCGACGAGGAGTCCATCTCCTTCTACGAGCAGGGCGAGTTCGAGGACCTGTGTAAGGGTCCCCACGTCGAATCGACCGGCGAAATCGGCGGGTTCGCCCTCCTCTCGATTTCGGGTGCGTACTGGCGCGGCGACGAGGACAACGAGATGCTGACCCGCGTCTACGGCACGGCCTTCGAGAGCGAGGCGGAACTGGAGGAGTTCATCGAGCGCCGCGAAGAGGCCGAGGAGCGCGACCACCGCAAGATCGGCCGCGAGATGGACCTGTTCAACATCCCCGACCACTCGCCGGGGTGCGCCCACTACCACCCCAACGGGATGACCATCCGGCGCGAGTTGGAGGACTACATCCGGTCGAAGAACGACGAGTTGGGATACGACGAGGTCTGGACGCCCGAGTTGAACAAGGCCGAACTCTGGAAGCCGACGGGCCACTACGACACGTTCAAGGAAGCGGGCGAGATGTTCGCGTGGGAGCAGGACGACACCGAGTACGGCCTGAAGCCGATGAACTGCGCGAACCACGCCTCCATCTTCGACGACCACCAGTACTCCTACCGTGACCTGCCGGTCCGGTTCTCGGAGTTCGGGACCTGCTACCGCAACGAGCAGTCGGGCGAACTATCCGGACTCCTGCGAGTCCGCGGGTTCACGCAGGACGACGGCCACGCCTTCATCCGAAAGGACCAGATTCGCGGCGAGATTCTGTCGGTCCTCGACGTAATCGACGAAATCTACGGTCACTTCGACCTCGACGTGCAGTACAAACTGGAGACGAAGGGCGACGACGCGGTGGGGAGCGACGAAATCTGGAACGAGGCGACCGACGCGCTGAAAGACGCCCTCTCGTCGGAAGGTCTCGACTACGACGTAGAGGAGGGCGAGGCCGCCTTCTACGGGCCGAAAATCGGCATCAACGCCGTGGACGCCATCGGTCGCGAGTGGACCATCGGCACGGTCCAACTCGACTTCAACATCCCCGAGCGACTGGACCTGAGCTACACCGGCGAGGACAACGACGAACATCGGCCGGTGATGGTCCACCGCGCGCTCTTGGGGACCTTCGAGCGGTTCATGGGCATCATCATCGAACACTTCAAGGGTAACTTCCCGACGTGGCTCGCGCCCGAGCAGGTCCGCATCCTGCCGGTCAGCGACGACAACATCGGCTACGCCAAACAGCTCCAGAACCGGTATCTCGGCGACTTCCGCGTCGAAATCGAGGACCGGTCGTGGACGGTCGGCAAAAAGATTCAGCAGGCCCACGACGACAACGTGCCCTACATGCTCGTCGTCGGCGACAACGAGGAGGACGCCGGAACCATCTCGGTGCGCGACCGAGAGGAGCGCGAGCGCGACGACGTGGAAGTCGAGGCGTTCCGCGACCACCTCCGAGAAGAGGTCGAGAGCAAGGCCATCGAGCCGAACTTCCTCGAATAG
- a CDS encoding DUF7838 family putative zinc beta-ribbon protein, giving the protein MAQELDHDCPQCGTERTFYRTASTTLHLGEKTKWGCPECDFRFVRIDGDIDSAQA; this is encoded by the coding sequence ATGGCTCAGGAACTCGACCACGACTGTCCCCAGTGCGGGACCGAGCGGACGTTCTACCGCACCGCGAGTACGACACTCCACCTCGGCGAGAAGACCAAGTGGGGCTGTCCGGAGTGTGACTTCCGGTTCGTTCGCATCGACGGCGACATCGACTCGGCCCAAGCCTGA
- the gcvPA gene encoding aminomethyl-transferring glycine dehydrogenase subunit GcvPA: MSGRHESGDRGSPYAPHTAEETAAMLDAVGADDVSELFDIPDEVAFDGEFGIEERTEREAERHVRGLLSRNDDLTEFLGRGHYDHYVPSLVDHLSLRSEFLTSYTQYQPEITQGFLQALFEYQSMLVELTGLGIVNASMYDHATALAEAALLAARVRSTDGDRVLVPDYLLASRRDVLENYTDGAGLTVETFATDDGNVDTDALAEAIDDDAVMVYAENPTTRGTVEENLTEIGDLADDHDALFCLGSDPVALSILQEPAAVGADVVVGDAATLGLPTAYGMGLGLFACRGDFVRQVPGRLVGASEDAADNRTYTLTLQTREQHIRKERATSNICTNQAWVALRTAIHAAYLGPDGLVDLANDCVRLADDLADRLDDVTGLQAPVHDRHHFREFVAHTDQPAKAVTEDLEAEEFAVHAVGEHEVQVCITDSNQHAADQLVAAFEEVA, translated from the coding sequence ATGAGCGGACGACACGAGTCTGGGGACCGGGGAAGCCCGTACGCGCCTCACACCGCCGAGGAGACCGCCGCGATGCTCGACGCTGTGGGCGCGGACGACGTGAGTGAACTGTTCGACATACCCGACGAGGTCGCCTTCGACGGGGAGTTCGGCATCGAGGAGCGCACCGAGCGCGAGGCCGAGCGCCACGTCCGGGGCCTGCTCTCGCGCAACGACGACCTGACCGAGTTCCTCGGGCGGGGCCACTACGACCACTACGTGCCCTCGCTGGTGGACCACCTCTCGCTCCGGTCGGAGTTCCTGACCTCCTACACCCAGTACCAACCCGAAATCACGCAGGGGTTCCTGCAAGCCCTCTTCGAGTACCAGTCGATGCTGGTGGAGTTGACCGGCCTCGGCATCGTCAACGCCTCGATGTACGACCACGCGACCGCGCTGGCGGAGGCCGCCTTGCTGGCGGCGCGCGTCCGCTCGACCGACGGCGACCGCGTGCTGGTTCCCGACTACCTCCTCGCGAGTCGCCGTGACGTACTGGAGAACTACACCGACGGCGCGGGCCTCACCGTCGAGACGTTCGCCACCGACGACGGGAACGTCGATACGGACGCGCTCGCCGAGGCAATCGACGACGACGCCGTGATGGTGTACGCCGAGAACCCGACCACGCGGGGCACCGTCGAGGAGAACCTCACCGAAATCGGCGACCTCGCGGACGACCACGACGCGCTGTTCTGTCTCGGCTCGGACCCCGTGGCGCTCTCGATTCTACAGGAACCCGCCGCAGTCGGTGCCGACGTGGTGGTCGGCGACGCCGCGACGCTCGGCCTGCCCACGGCCTACGGGATGGGCCTCGGACTGTTCGCCTGCCGAGGCGATTTCGTCCGGCAAGTACCGGGCCGCCTCGTCGGCGCGAGCGAGGACGCCGCCGACAACCGCACCTACACGCTGACGCTCCAGACGCGCGAACAGCACATCCGCAAGGAGCGAGCGACGAGCAACATCTGCACGAATCAGGCGTGGGTCGCGCTCCGGACCGCCATCCACGCGGCCTACCTCGGTCCTGACGGCCTCGTGGACCTCGCTAACGACTGCGTGCGACTCGCCGACGACCTCGCCGACCGACTGGACGACGTGACCGGCCTGCAGGCACCGGTCCACGACCGCCACCACTTCCGGGAGTTCGTCGCCCACACCGACCAACCCGCGAAGGCGGTCACGGAGGACTTGGAAGCCGAGGAGTTCGCGGTCCACGCGGTCGGCGAACACGAAGTGCAGGTGTGTATCACCGACAGCAACCAACACGCCGCGGACCAACTCGTCGCGGCGTTCGAGGAGGTGGCCTAA
- a CDS encoding zinc-dependent metalloprotease: MSLYRSVRAIADASGTGPIDWAAVAEAAKASTDPGSIDMSPSERAGYAADVRDARTRVREVSGAEFDVPDTIEVQNRHHWIDANIDTFRRVMEPVEERGPELMPGVARTINTGTMSLMLSVLAKNVLGQYDPLLLADGDEHALYFVRPNIDRIARELDVDYDRFRRWIAFHEVTHAAEFGAAPWLSDHLETRMESGIDALAKGRLDRDAFRDLDAAMTAVEGYAELLMDGAFDDEYADLREKMEARRQGGDPLSRLVRRLLGLGLKRRQYERGKAFFETVAARRGIEGATVVWDRPENLPTDEELDAPEQWLARVNP, translated from the coding sequence GTGAGTCTCTACCGCAGCGTCCGGGCAATCGCCGACGCCTCCGGCACCGGTCCCATCGACTGGGCGGCCGTCGCCGAGGCCGCGAAGGCGTCCACGGACCCCGGTTCGATAGACATGTCCCCGAGCGAGCGAGCGGGGTACGCGGCCGACGTGCGCGACGCCCGTACCCGCGTCCGCGAGGTCTCCGGCGCGGAGTTCGACGTTCCGGATACCATCGAGGTGCAGAACCGCCACCACTGGATAGACGCCAACATCGACACGTTCCGGCGCGTGATGGAACCCGTCGAGGAGCGCGGCCCCGAACTCATGCCGGGCGTCGCCCGGACCATCAACACGGGAACGATGTCGCTGATGTTGTCGGTGCTGGCCAAGAACGTCCTCGGGCAGTACGACCCGCTCCTGCTCGCGGACGGCGACGAACACGCCCTCTACTTCGTCCGGCCGAACATCGACCGCATCGCCCGCGAACTCGACGTGGACTACGACCGGTTCCGGCGCTGGATCGCCTTCCACGAGGTCACGCACGCCGCGGAGTTCGGCGCGGCCCCGTGGCTCTCGGACCACCTCGAAACCCGGATGGAGTCGGGCATCGACGCGCTGGCGAAGGGCCGACTCGACCGCGACGCGTTCCGGGACCTCGACGCCGCGATGACCGCCGTCGAGGGGTACGCCGAACTCCTGATGGACGGCGCGTTCGACGACGAGTACGCCGACCTCCGCGAGAAGATGGAAGCTCGCAGGCAGGGCGGCGACCCCCTGTCGAGGCTCGTCCGGCGACTCCTCGGTCTCGGCCTGAAGCGCCGCCAGTACGAGCGCGGCAAGGCGTTCTTCGAGACCGTTGCGGCCCGACGCGGCATCGAGGGCGCGACGGTCGTCTGGGACCGCCCGGAGAACCTCCCGACCGACGAAGAACTCGACGCTCCCGAGCAGTGGCTCGCCCGCGTGAACCCCTGA
- a CDS encoding class I SAM-dependent methyltransferase → MRELALDDLPTHTPWPARLVGPADDPDDAGFGGTGVSAYDEVYANLLGLAEENPEMDFRDLQRSANHYAEESPVPISRAEELYLVDVDEKQELQDEAMVASLAGALSGGETVVALGCGWGYELGLLAEAYPDCEFVGGEPAENGVALGRELFGDRDRIRIEEFDFRDETWDLLEDVLAESDPDEGENEVVLFTQGSLTALPSVADIVTETLAGYADRVREGVHLEHVYELHSDESLLGLLRRAYTERREYNDDLLTSLRGCGAVEVTSATYDVVGGNPLHPLSEIRWE, encoded by the coding sequence ATGCGCGAACTCGCCCTCGACGACCTGCCGACTCACACGCCGTGGCCCGCCCGACTCGTCGGCCCCGCGGACGACCCCGACGACGCTGGCTTCGGTGGGACCGGCGTGTCGGCCTACGACGAGGTGTACGCGAACCTCCTCGGACTGGCCGAGGAGAACCCCGAGATGGACTTCCGGGACCTCCAGCGGTCGGCGAACCACTACGCCGAGGAGAGTCCCGTCCCAATCTCGCGGGCGGAGGAACTCTATCTGGTGGACGTAGACGAGAAACAGGAGCTACAGGACGAGGCGATGGTGGCCTCGCTCGCCGGGGCGCTCTCTGGCGGCGAGACGGTGGTCGCGCTCGGGTGTGGCTGGGGGTACGAACTGGGACTCCTCGCGGAGGCCTACCCCGACTGCGAGTTCGTCGGCGGTGAGCCTGCCGAGAACGGCGTCGCGCTCGGCCGGGAACTGTTCGGCGACCGCGACCGCATCCGCATCGAGGAGTTCGACTTCCGCGACGAGACGTGGGACCTGTTGGAGGACGTTCTCGCGGAGAGTGACCCCGACGAAGGCGAGAACGAAGTGGTGCTGTTCACGCAGGGGTCGCTGACCGCGCTCCCGAGCGTGGCCGACATCGTGACCGAGACGCTGGCGGGGTACGCCGACCGCGTGCGCGAGGGCGTCCACCTCGAACACGTCTACGAACTGCACTCCGACGAGTCGCTTCTGGGACTGCTCCGGCGGGCGTACACCGAGCGCCGGGAGTACAACGACGACCTGCTGACCTCGTTGCGGGGATGTGGGGCGGTCGAGGTGACGAGCGCGACCTACGACGTGGTGGGCGGGAATCCGCTCCATCCCCTCTCGGAAATTCGGTGGGAGTGA
- the gcvH gene encoding glycine cleavage system protein GcvH — translation MSFEVPDDRKYLESHEWVDDAADTARIGISDFAQDELGDVVFVELPDEGDDLAQNDEFGVVESIKAVSDLYSPVNGTVTAVNDALADQPELVNEDPFGEGWMLEVELADDSGLDDLLSADEYREQIE, via the coding sequence ATGAGTTTCGAAGTTCCCGACGACCGGAAGTATCTGGAATCGCACGAGTGGGTAGACGACGCCGCCGACACCGCACGCATCGGCATCTCGGACTTCGCGCAGGACGAACTCGGCGACGTGGTGTTCGTGGAGTTGCCCGACGAGGGCGACGACCTCGCGCAGAACGACGAGTTCGGCGTGGTGGAGTCCATCAAGGCGGTCTCGGACCTCTACTCGCCCGTCAACGGCACCGTCACCGCGGTCAACGACGCGCTGGCCGACCAGCCGGAACTCGTCAACGAGGACCCCTTCGGCGAGGGCTGGATGCTGGAGGTCGAGTTGGCCGACGACAGCGGCTTGGACGACCTACTGAGCGCCGACGAGTACCGCGAGCAAATCGAGTAA
- a CDS encoding glutaredoxin family protein, whose amino-acid sequence MSVTLYALDGCPYCEKVHDALADNGVEYETEWVEALHSERDEVKRISGQRGVPVLVDDERGVTMAESDKIVEYVERSLA is encoded by the coding sequence ATGTCCGTAACCTTGTACGCGCTCGACGGCTGTCCGTACTGCGAGAAGGTCCACGACGCGCTCGCCGACAACGGCGTCGAGTACGAGACCGAGTGGGTCGAGGCACTGCACTCCGAGCGAGACGAGGTCAAGCGTATCAGCGGCCAGCGCGGCGTTCCGGTCCTCGTGGACGACGAGCGGGGCGTCACGATGGCCGAGAGCGACAAAATCGTGGAGTACGTCGAGCGGTCGTTGGCCTGA
- the gcvT gene encoding glycine cleavage system aminomethyltransferase GcvT, whose translation MTLRKPPLRDVHDAAGATFTEFGGWDMPVEFDSIKAEHRAVRDEAGIFDVSHMGQIAVSGPDAEGLMQRLTSNDVSQLGRGDSHYSMILDEEGTILDDTVVYRLPEDDDAEYLFVPNAGHDEQMHRRWTDHRDEWGLDATVENVTDEYAMYAVQGPDAPNLVSDAADDSVIDLSKFEGRYAEFAGADCWTARTGYTGEDGFELIVPVESAEAVWDLLDCQPCGLGSRDTLRMEMGFLLSGQDFDADENPRNPYEAGVGWTVKLDTEFVGRDALEQASEEGTDDEFVGIKLVDRGVPRHGYDVTDTDDHVIGEVTSGTMSPTLGEPIALGYVPSDFADPGTVVRVVVRGQSKKAKIANTPFLND comes from the coding sequence ATGACGCTTCGGAAGCCGCCGCTGCGCGACGTACACGACGCCGCGGGTGCGACGTTCACGGAGTTCGGCGGGTGGGACATGCCCGTCGAGTTCGACTCCATCAAGGCCGAACACCGCGCGGTCCGCGACGAGGCGGGCATCTTCGACGTGTCCCACATGGGCCAGATAGCGGTGTCCGGTCCCGACGCCGAGGGCCTGATGCAACGGCTCACGTCCAACGACGTGAGCCAACTCGGCCGCGGGGACTCGCACTACTCGATGATTCTCGACGAGGAGGGCACCATCTTGGACGACACCGTCGTCTACCGACTCCCCGAGGACGACGACGCCGAGTACCTCTTCGTCCCCAACGCGGGCCACGACGAGCAGATGCACCGGCGGTGGACCGACCACCGCGACGAGTGGGGTCTCGACGCCACCGTCGAGAACGTCACCGACGAGTACGCGATGTACGCGGTGCAGGGACCCGACGCCCCGAACCTCGTCTCGGACGCGGCGGACGACTCGGTCATCGACCTCTCGAAGTTCGAGGGGCGATACGCCGAGTTCGCCGGAGCAGACTGCTGGACCGCGCGCACGGGCTACACCGGCGAGGACGGCTTCGAGCTTATCGTCCCCGTCGAGTCCGCCGAAGCCGTCTGGGACCTGCTGGACTGCCAGCCCTGCGGACTGGGGTCGCGCGACACCCTCCGCATGGAGATGGGCTTTCTCCTCTCCGGGCAGGACTTCGACGCCGACGAGAACCCCCGCAACCCCTACGAGGCGGGCGTCGGGTGGACGGTCAAACTCGACACCGAGTTCGTCGGCCGGGACGCGCTCGAACAGGCCAGCGAGGAGGGCACCGACGACGAGTTCGTCGGCATCAAGCTCGTGGACCGGGGCGTCCCGCGCCACGGCTACGACGTGACCGACACCGACGACCACGTTATCGGCGAGGTCACAAGCGGGACGATGAGTCCGACGCTGGGCGAACCCATCGCGCTGGGCTACGTGCCCAGCGACTTCGCGGACCCCGGCACGGTGGTCCGCGTGGTGGTCCGCGGTCAATCGAAAAAGGCAAAGATAGCGAACACGCCGTTCTTGAACGACTAA